The following are encoded in a window of Sminthopsis crassicaudata isolate SCR6 chromosome 5, ASM4859323v1, whole genome shotgun sequence genomic DNA:
- the FLNC gene encoding filamin-C isoform X1, which translates to MNNSNYPEGLGEEMDEMPSTEKDLAEDAPWKKIQQNTFTRWCNEHLKCVGKRLGDLQRDLSDGLRLIALLEVLSQKRMYRKFHPRPNFRQMKLENVSVALEFLEREHIKLVSIDSKAIVDGNLKLILGLIWTLILHYSISMPMWEDEDDEDARKQTPKQRLLGWIQNKVPQLPITNFNKDWQDGKALGALVDNCAPGLCPNWEAWDPNQPVENAREAMQQADDWLGVPQVIAPEEIVDPNVDEHSVMTYLSQFPKAKLKPGAPVRSKQLNPKKATAYGPGIEPHGNTVLQPAHFTVQTVDAGLGEVLVYIEDPEGHTEEAKVVPNNDKDRTYAVSYVPKVAGLHKVTVLFAGQNIERSPFEVNVGMALGDANKVSARGPGLEPVGNVANKPTYFDIYTAGAGNGDVSVVIVDPQGRRDTVEVALEDKGDSTFRCTYRPVLEGPHTVHVAFAGSPISRSPFPVHVAEACNPNACRAAGRGLQPKGVRVKEVADFKVFTKGAGSGELKVTVKGPKGTEEPVKIREAGDGVFECEYYPVVPGKYVVTITWGGYAIPRSPFEVQVSPEAGVQKVRAWGPGLETGQVGKSADFVVEAIGTEVGTLGFSIEGPSQAKIECDDKGDGSCDVRYWPTEPGEYAVHVICDDEDIRDSPFIAHIQPAPPDCFPDKVKAFGPGLEPTGCIVDKPAEFTIDARAAGKGDLKFYAQDAEGCPIDIKVVPNGDGTFRCSYVPTKPIKHTIIVTWGGVNVPKSPFRVNVGEGSHPEKVRVYGPGVEKTGLKANEPTYFTVDCSEAGQGDVSIGIKCAPGVVGPAEADIDFDIIKNDNDTFTVKYTPPGAGHYTIMVLFANQEIPASPFHIKVDPSHDASKVRAEGPGLNRTGVEVGKPTHFTVLTKGAGKAKLDVQFAGAAKGEAVRDFEIIDNHDYSYTVKYTAVQQGNMAVTVTYGGDPVPKSPFVVNVAPPLDLSKVKVQGLNSKVAVGQEQAFSVSTRGAGGQGQLDVRMTSPSRRPIPCKLEPGGGAEAQAVRYMPPEEGPYKVDITYDGHPVPGSPFAVEGVLPPDPSKVCAYGPGLKGGLVGTPAPFSIDTKGAGTGGLGLTVEGPCEAKIECQDNGDGSCAVSYLPTEPGEYTINILFAEAHIPGSPFKADIRPVFDPSKVRASGPGLERGKAGEAATFTVDCSEAGEAELTIEILSDAGVKAEVLIQNNADGTYHITYSPAFPGTYTITIKYGGHPVPKFPSRVHVQPAVDTSGVKVSGPGVEPHGVLREVTTEFTVDARSLTATGGNHVTARVLNPSGAKTDTYVTDNGDGTYRVQYTAYEEGVHLVEVLYDDVAVPKSPFRVGVTEGCDPSRVRAYGPGLEGGLVNKANRFTVETRGAGTGGLGLAIEGPSEAKMSCKDNKDGSCSVEYIPFTPGDYDVNITFGGRPIPGSPFRVPVKDVVDPGKVKCSGPGLGAGVRARVPQTFTVDCSQAGRAPLQVAVVGPTGVAEPVEVRDKGDGTHTVNYTPATDGPYTVAVKYADQEVPRSPFKIKVLPAHDASKVRASGPGLNASGIPASLPVEFTIDARDAGEGLLTVQILDPEGKPKKANIRDNGDGTYTVSYLPDMSGRYTITIKYGGDEIPYSPFRIHALPTGDASKCLVTVSIGGHGLGACLGPRIQIGEETVITVDAKAAGKGKVTCTVSTPDGAELDVDVVENHDGTFDIYYTAPEPGKYVITIRFGGEHIPNSPFHVLACDPIPHVEEPCDTLQLRQPFPTHQPSSYPTHWATDEPVVPAEPMESMLRPFNLVIPFTVQKGEITGEVRMPSGKTARPNITDNKDGTITVRYAPSEKGLHEMGIKYDGNHIPGSPLQFYVDAINSRHVSAYGPGLSHGMVNKPATFTIVTKDAGEGGLSLAVEGPSKAEITCKDNKDGTCTVSYLPTAPGDYSIIVRFDDKHIPGSPFTAKITGDDSMRTSQLNVGTSTDVSLKITESDLSLLTASIRAPSGNEEPCLLKRLPNRHIGISFTPKEVGEHVVSVRKSGKHVTNSPFKILVGPSEIGDASKVRVWGKGLSEGHTFQVAEFIVDTRNAGYGGLGLSIEGPSKVDINCEDMEDGTCKVTYCPTEPGNYTINIKFADKHVPGSPFTVKVTGEGRMKESITRRRQAASIASVGSTCDLNLKIPGNWFQMVSAQERLTRTFTRSSHTYTRTERTEISKTRGGETKREVRVEESTQVGGDPFPAVFGDFLGRERLGSFGSISRQQEGEAGSQDMTAQVTSPSGKTEEAEILEGENSAYSVRFVPKEMGPHTVTVKYRGQHVPGSPFQFTVGPLGEGGAHKVRAGGTGLERGVAGVPAEFSIWTREAGAGGLSIAVEGPSKAEIAFEDRKDGSCGVSYVVQEPGDYEVSIKFNDEHIPDSPFVVPVASLSDDARRLTVTSLQETGLKVNQPASFAVQLNGARGVIDARVHTPSGAVEECYVSELDSDKHTIRFIPHENGVHSIDVKFNGSHIPGSPFKIRVGEQSQAGDPGLVSAYGPGLEGGTTGVSSEFIVNTLNAGSGALSVTIDGPSKVQLDCRECPEGHVVTYTPMAPGNYLIAIKYGGPQHIVGSPFKAKVTGPRLSGGHSLHETSTVLVETVTKSSSSRGSSYSSIPKFSSDASKVVTRGPGLTKAFIGQKNSFTVDCSKAGTNMMMVGVHGPKTPCEEVYVKHMGNRVYNVTYTVKEKGDYILIVKWGDESVPGSPFKVNVP; encoded by the exons TCCTGCATTACTCCATTTCCATGCCCATGTgggaggatgaggatgatgaagATGCTCGCAAACAGACCCCCAAGCAGCGGTTACTCGGCTGGATCCAGAATAAGGTGCCCCAGCTGCCCATCACCAACTTCAACAAAGACTGGCAGGATGGCAAGGCCCTGGGAGCCCTTGTGGACAACTGTGCCCCTG GCCTGTGTCCCAACTGGGAGGCGTGGGATCCCAACCAGCCAGTGGAGAATGCCCGAGAGGCAATGCAGCAGGCTGATGACTGGCTGGGTGTGCCACAG GTGATTGCCCCTGAGGAGATCGTGGACCCCAATGTGGATGAGCACTCTGTCATGACCTACCTGTCCCAGTTCCCAAAGGCCAAGCTCAAACCTGGAGCCCCTGTCCGATCCAAACAGTTGAATCCCAAGAAGGCCACAGCCTATGGGCCTG GCATTGAGCCTCATGGGAACACAGTACTTcagccagctcattttactgtaCAGACGGTAGATGCAGGACTGGGGGAGGTTCTCGTGTACATTGAGGACCCCGAGGGCCACACTGAGGAG GCCAAAGTGGTTCCCAATAATGACAAGGATCGGACCTATGCTGTTTCCTATGTACCCAAGGTGGCAGGGCTACACAAG GTAACGGTGCTCTTTGCTGGCCAAAATATCGAGCGTAGCCCCTTTGAGGTGAACGTGGGCATGGCCCTGGGTGATGCTAACAAGGTATCAGCTCGAGGACCTGGCCTGGAGCCAGTGGGCAACGTGGCCAACAAACCCACCTACTTTGATATCTACACTGCAG GGGCAGGAAATGGCGATGTTTCGGTGGTGATTGTTGACCCTCAGGGTCGGCGGGACACAGTAGAAGTGGCACTGGAGGATAAGGGTGACAGCACCTTCCGCTGCACCTACCGGCCTGTGCTTGAGGGGCCCCACACAGTACACGTGGCCTTTGCCGGGTCCCCCATCAGTCGAAGCCCTTTCCCTGTTCATGTGGCTGAAG CTTGCAACCCAAATGCTTGCCGGGCAGCGGGCCGTGGCCTCCAGCCTAAGGGTGTCCGAGTGAAGGAAGTCGCAGATTTCAAGGTGTTCACCAAGGGAGCAGGCAGTGGAGAGCTCAAAGTCACCGTGAAAGGGCCAA AGGGTACAGAGGAACCAGTGAAGATTCGGGAGGCAGGTGATGGCGTGTTTGAATGTGAATACTATCCTGTGGTACCTGGAAAATATGTGGTCACCATCACATGGGGCGGCTATGCCATCCCGCGCAG CCCCTTTGAGGTACAGGTGAGTCCTGAGGCTGGAGTCCAGAAAGTGCGGGCCTGGGGCCCGGGCCTGGAGACGGGCCAAGTGGGCAAGTCAGCTGACTTTGTGGTGGAAGCCATCGGCACAGAGGTGGGAACATTGG GCTTCTCCATCGAGGGACCATCCCAGGCTAAGATCGAATGTGATGACAAGGGAGATGGCTCGTGTGATGTGCGTTATTGGCCTACAGAGCCAGGGGAGTATGCTGTCCACGTCATCTGTGATGATGAAGATATCCGTGACTCTCCCTTCATCGCCCACATCCAGCCTGCCCCTCCAGACTGTTTCCCAGACAAG GTGAAGGCCTTTGGACCAGGGTTGGAGCCTACAGGGTGCATCGTGGACAAACCAGCAGAGTTCACCATTGATGCTCGTGCTGCTGGCAAGGGTGACCTCAAGTTCTATGCCCAG GATGCCGAAGGCTGCCCTATTGATATCAAGGTGGTTCCCAATGGAGATGGAACTTTCCGATGCTCCTATGTGCCCACCAAACCCATCAAGCACACCATCATTGTCACTTGGGGAGGTGTTAATGTTCCCAAGAGCCCCTTCCGG GTAAACGTGGGAGAGGGAAGTCATCCTGAGAAGGTGAGGGTGTATGGTCCAGGAGTAGAGAAGACTGGCCTCAAGGCTAATGAACCAACCTACTTTACCGTGGACTGCAGTGAAGCTGGGCAAG GGGATGTGAGCATTGGCATTAAGTGTGCCCCAGGCGTGGTGGGTCCTGCTGAAGCCGACATTGATTTTGATATCATCAAGAATGACAATGATACCTTCACTGTCAAGTACACGCCCCCCGGGGCCGGCCACTACACCATCATGGTGCTGTTTGCTAACCAG GAAATTCCAGCCAGCCCCTTCCACATCAAAGTGGATCCATCCCATGATGCCAGCAAGGTCAGAGCCGAGGGTCCGGGGCTCAATCGCACGG GCGTGGAAGTAGGGAAGCCAACACACTTCACGGTGCTGACCAAAGGTGCCGGCAAGGCCAAGCTGGATGTTCAGTTTGCTGGGGCAGCAAAGGGAGAGGCTGTTCGAGATTTCGAGATCATTGACAACCATGACTATTCCTACACTGTCAAGTATACGGCTGTCCAGCAG GGTAACATGGCAGTTACTGTGACTTACGGCGGGGACCCTGTTCCTAAAAGTCCCTTTGTGGTGAATGTGGCACCCCCTCTGGACCTCAGCAAGGTCAAAGTTCAAGGCCTTAATAGCa AGGTGGCAGTGGGACAGGAACAGGCATTCTCAGTGAGCACTCGGGGCGCAGGCGGCCAGGGACAGTTAGATGTACGGATGACTTCGCCCTCACGCCGACCCATCCCCTGCAAGCTGGAGCCCGGAGGTGGAGCAGAGGCTCAGGCGGTTCGCTATATGCCTCCTGAGGAGGGGCCTTATAAGGTGGACATCACCTACGATGGACACCCAGTGCCCGGCAGCCCCTTTGCTGTTGAAGGTGTCCTTCCTCCTGACCCCTCCAAG GTGTGCGCTTATGGCCCTGGACTCAAAGGCGGCTTGGTGGGTACACCAGCGCCATTTTCCATCGACACAAAGGGGGCAGGAACAGGAGGCCTGGGGCTGACAGTGGAAGGTCCCTGTGAGGCCAAGATTGAGTGCCAGGATAATGGCGATGGCTCATGCGCAGTGAGCTACCTGCCCACAGAGCCAGGAGAATACACCATCAACATCCTCTTCGCCGAGGCTCACATTCCTGGCTCACCCTTCAAGGCCGACATCCGCCCGGTCTTTGATCCTAGCAAGGTTCGGGCTAGTGGGCCCGGGCTGGAGCGAGGCAAGGCTGGGGAAGCAGCCACCTTCACTGTGGACTGCTCGGAGGCGGGGGAGGCCGAGCTGACCATTGAGATCCTGTCAGACGCTGGAGTGAAAGCTGAGGTACTGATCCAGAACAATGCTGACGGCACCTACCACATCACCTACAGCCCCGCTTTCCCCGGCACCTACACCATTACCATCAAATATGGAGGACATCCCGTACCCAAATTCCCTTCCCGCGTTCACGTCCAGCCGGCAGTTGATACTAGTGGCGTCAAGGTCTCTGGACCTGGTGTGGAGCCCCATG GTGTTCTCCGAGAGGTGACCACAGAGTTCACAGTAGATGCTCGATCCCTGACTGCTACCGGCGGGAACCACGTGACAGCCCGGGTCCTGAATCCCTCAGGAGCTAAGACTGACACCTATGTGACAGACAACGGGGATGGCACCTACCGAGTGCAGTACACGGCCTATGAAGAAG GAGTCCACTTGGTAGAGGTATTATATGATGATGTGGCAGTGCCCAAGAGCCCGTTCCGTGTCGGAGTGACCGAAGGCTGTGACCCTTCCCGCGTTCGGGCCTACGGGCCTGGCCTGGAAGGAGGGCTGGTCAACAAAGCCAACCGCTTCACGGTAGAGACCAG GGGAGCTGGCACTGGGGGCCTGGGCCTGGCTATTGAAGGTCCCTCAGAGGCAAAGATGTCCTGCAAGGACAACAAGGATGGCAGCTGCAGTGTGGAGTATATCCCCTTTACCCCTGGAGACTATGATGTCAACATCACTTTTGGAGGACGTCCTATTCCAG GGAGCCCATTCCGAGTGCCAGTGAAGGATGTGGTGGATCCTGGAAAAGTAAAGTGTTCAGGCCCCGGTCTGGGAGCTGGCGTCCGAGCCAGGGTCCCTCAGACTTTCACCGTAGATTGCAGTCAAGCTGGACGAGCTCCACTACAAGTGGCAGTGGTGGGACCCACAG gaGTGGCTGAACCAGTAGAAGTGCGAGATAAGGGAGATGGTACCCACACTGTGAACTATACGCCAGCCACTGATGGGCCATACACTGTGGCTGTCAAATATGCTGACCAGGAGGTGCCACGCAG CCCCTTCAAAATCAAGGTGTTGCCAGCTCACGATGCCAGCAAGGTCCGAGcaagtggtcctggactcaatgCCTCAGGCATTCCAGCCAGTCTTCCTGTGGAGTTCACCATCGATGCCAGAGATGCTGGAGAGGGGCTGCTTACTGTCCAGATCCTG gacCCCGAGGGCAAACCCAAGAAGGCAAATATCCGAGACAACGGAGACGGCACATATACCGTTTCCTACCTGCCAGACATGAGTGGCCGATACACCATCACCATCAAGTATGGGGGTGATGAGATCCCCTACTCTCCCTTCCGAATTCATGCCTTGCCCACTGGGGATGCCAGCAAGTGCCTTGTCACTG tgTCCATCGGCGGACATGGCCTGG GTGCGTGTCTGGGTCCCCGCATCCAGATTGGGGAGGAGACAGTCATCACAGTGGACGCCAAGGCGGCAGGAAAGGGCAAGGTGACGTGCACGGTGTCAACTCCAGATGGAGCAGAGCTGGATGTGGATGTTGTGGAAAACCACGATGGCACCTTCGACATCTACTACACTGCCCCTGAGCCGGGCAAGTATGTCATCACCATCCGGTTTGGAGGAGAGCACATCCCTAATAGCCCCTTCCACGTGTTG GCGTGTGACCCCATTCCCCATGTGGAGGAGCCATGTGATACCCTACAGCTGCGCCAGCCCTTCCCTACACACCAGCCCAGTAGCTACCCCACCCACTGG GCCACGGATGAGCCAGTGGTTCCAGCAGAACCCATGGAATCCATGTTGAGACCTTTCAATTTGGTTATCCCATTCACAGTCCAGAAGGGGGAGATCACAG GTGAGGTACGGATGCCTTCTGGGAAGACTGCAAGACCCAATATCACAGATAATAAGGATGGCACCATCACAGTGAGGTATGCGCCCAGCGAGAAGGGACTTCATGAGATGGGGATCAAATACGATGGCAACCACATTCCTG gAAGCCCCCTGCAGTTCTATGTTGATGCCATCAACAGCCGCCATGTGAGTGCCTATGGGCCAGGCTTGAGTCATGGCATGGTCAATAAACCAGCCACTTTCACAATTGTCACCAAGGATGCTGGCGAAG GAGGCCTGTCTCTTGCTGTGGAAGGCCCATCTAAGGCAGAGATCACCTGTAAGGACAACAAAGATGGCACCTGCACGGTATCCTATCTCCCTACTGCTCCTGGGGACTATAGCATCATAGTCCGTTTTGATGACAAACACATCCCAGGGAGTCCCTTCACTGCCAAAATCACAG GTGATGACTCGATGCGGACTTCACAGTTGAATGTGGGCACATCTACAGATGTGTCACTGAAGATCACAGAGAGTGACCTGAGTCTGCTGACTGCCAGCATCCGGGCTCCCTCGGGCAATGAGGAGCCCTGTCTGCTCAAGAGGCTGCCTAACCGGCACATTG GTATCTCATTTACACCCAAAGAAGTGGGCGAGCATGTAGTGAGTGTTCGGAAGAGTGGGAAGCATGTCACCAATAGTCCCTTCAAGATTCTTGTGGGGCCTTCAGAAATTGGTGACGCTAGCAAGGTTCGAGTCTGGGGCAAAGGTCTGTCAGAAGGCCACACCTTCCAGGTGGCAGAATTCATTGTGGACACAAGAAATGCAG GGTATGGTGGTTTGGGGCTGAGCATTGAGGGCCCCAGCAAGGTGGACATCAACTGTGAGGACATGGAGGATGGTACTTGCAAAGTGACCTATTGTCCCACTGAGCCTGGCAACTACACCATCAACATCAAATTTGCTGACAAACATGTGCCTG gGAGCCCATTCACTGTGAAGGTGACTGGTGAGGGGCGGATGAAAGAGAGCATTACGCGGCGCAGGCAAGCAGCTTCCATTGCCTCTGTGGGGAGCACCTGTGACCTCAACCTGAAGATCCCAG GAAACTGGTTCCAGATGGTCTCTGCCCAAGAGCGCCTGACCAGAACATTCACAAGGAGTAGTCATACATACACACGGACAGAGAGGACAGAGATCAGCAAAACGCGGGGTGGGGAAACCAAGCGAGAGGTCAGGGTGGAGGAGTCCACTCAAGTAGGGGGAGACCCCTTCCCTGCTGTCTTTGGAGATTTCCTGGGTCGTGAGCGCCTCGGCTCTTTTGGCAGTATTAGCAGACAACAGGAAG GTGAGGCGGGCTCTCAGGACATGACAGCCCAGGTGACTAGCCCCTCAGGGAAGACTGAAGAAGCAGAGATCCTGGAAGGAGAGAACAGTGCCTACAGCGTGCGTTTTGTGCCCAAAGAGATGGGGCCTCACACTGTCACTGTCAAGTATCGGGGCCAGCATGTTCCTGGCAGCCCCTTCCAGTTCACTGTGGGGCCCCTTGGTGAAGGTGGTGCCCACAAGGTGCGAGCTGGGGGCACAGGACTTGAGCGTGGTGTTGCTGGAGTGCCAG CTGAATTCAGCATCTGGACCCGGGAAGCAGGGGCTGGAGGCCTATCTATTGCTGTGGAGGGGCCCAGCAAAGCTGAGATCGCCTTTGAAGACCGCAAGGATGGTTCCTGTGGTGTCTCCTATGTTGTCCAGGAACCAG gtgactATGAGGTCTCCATCAAGTTCAATGATGAGCACATACCTGACAGCCCCTTCGTGGTACCTGTGGCCTCCCTCTCTGATGATGCTCGACGCCTCACTGTTACTAGCCTCCAG GAGACTGGGCTGAAGGTGAACCAACCAGCTTCCTTTGCAGTACAACTGAATGGTGCCCGTGGTGTGATTGATGCCAGGGTGCATACCCCCTCAGGAGCTGTAGAGGAGTGCTACGTCTCTGAGCTAGACAGTG ACAAGCACACCATCCGCTTCATCCCCCATGAGAATGGTGTCCATTCTATCGATGTCAAGTTCAATGGATCTCACATCCCTGGGAGCCCCTTCAAGATTCGAGTTGGAGAGCAAAGCCAAGCTGGAGACCCAGGGCTGGTTTCAGCCTATGGTCCTGGGCTTGAGGGAGGAACTACTG GTGTATCCTCTGAATTCATTGTGAACACCTTGAATGCGGGCTCAGGGGCCTTATCTGTCACAATTGATGGCCCCTCTAAAGTGCAGCTGGACTGTCGGGAATGCCCAGAAGGCCATGTGGTCACCTACACCCCTATGGCCCCAGGCAACTACCTCATTGCTATCAAGTATGGTGGCCCCCAGCACATTGTGGGCAGCCCCTTCAAGGCTAAGGTTACAG GGCCCCGGCTGTCAGGAGGCCACAGCCTTCATGAGACTTCCACAGTGCTGGTGGAGACAGTGACCAAGTCATCCTCCAGCCGTGGCTCCAGCTACAGCTCCATCCCCAAGTTCTCCTCCGATGCCAGTAAGGTGGTGACCAGGGGTCCTGGGCTGACCAAGGCTTTCATAGGCCAGAAGAACTCCTTCACAGTGGATTGTAGCAAAGCAG GCACAAACATGATGATGGTGGGTGTACATGGGCCCAAGACTCCTTGTGAGGAGGTATACGTGAAACACATGGGAAACCGAGTGTACAACGTCACCTACACTGTCAAGGAAAAGGGGGACTATATCCTCATTGTCAAGTGGGGAGACGAAAGTGTCCCAGGCAGTCCCTTCAAGGTCAATGTGCCCTGA